A section of the Oryza sativa Japonica Group chromosome 1, ASM3414082v1 genome encodes:
- the LOC4326720 gene encoding shaggy-related protein kinase alpha isoform X1, which yields MTSVGLVDSSSGFPETSTSGATDRLTDDISEMSIRDKEVEAVVVSGNSMDIGHTIVTTVGGRNGQPKQTISYIAERAVGRGSFGVVFQAKCLETGERVAVKKVLQDARYKNRELQTMQVLDHPNVACLKHYFCSTTAKEELYLNLVLEYVPETVHRVIRHYNKMSQRMPLIYVKLYMYQICRALAYIHNCVGVCHRDIKPQNILVNPHNHQLKLCDFGSAKVLVKGEPNISYICSRYYRAPELIFGATEYTTAIDVWSAGCVLAELLLGQPVFPGDSGVDQLVEIIKVLGTPTREEIKHMNPNYTEFKFPQIKAHPWHKIFHKRMPSEAVDLVSRLLQYSPHLRCSAVSINAYIRKSLVNVSMYSFYIFLFFSSHQLEVLIHPFFDELRDPNARLPNGRTLPPLFNFKPRELKGASMEFLVKLVPQHAKKQCAFLGL from the exons ATGACATCGGTGGGTCTAGTAGATTCTTCATCAGGTTTCCCGGAAACGAGTACTAGTGGAGCCACTGATCGTCTGACAGATGATATCAGCGAGATGAGCATAAGAGATAAG GAAGTTGAAGCTGTAGTGGTCAGTGGCAATAGTATGGACATAGGTCACACTATTGTGACAACTGTTGGTGGAAGAAATGGGCAGCCAAAGCAG ACAATTAGTTACATCGCAGAGCGTGCTGTTGGGCGTGGTTCATTTGGAGTTGTCTTCCAG GCTAAGTGTCTAGAAACTGGTGAGAGAGTTGCTGTAAAGAAAGTTCTTCAAGATGCGAGATACAAGAACCGGGAGCTGCAAACGATGCAAGTTCTCGATCACCCAAATGTTGCATGCTTGAAGCATTACTTTTGCTCGACTACTGCGAAGGAGGAGCTATACCTCAACTTGGTTCTTGAATATGTGCCAGAAACTGTTCATCGTGTTATTAGACATTACAATAAGATGAGCCAACGCATGCCATTGATTTATGTTAAACTTTATATGTACCAG ATTTGTAGGGCTTTGGCATACATTCATAACTGTGTGGGAGTATGCCACAGAGATATAAAGCCACAGAATATATTG GTGAATCCACATAATCATCAGTTGAAATTGTGTGACTTTGGCAGTGCAAAAGTCCTG GTGAAAGGGGAACCAAATATTTCATATATCTGTTCTAGATACTACAGAGCCCCAGAACTCATATTTGGGGCTACAGAGTACACGACAGCTATTGATGTGTGGTCTGCTGGCTGTGTTCTTGCTGAACTACTTCTAGGGCAG CCTGTTTTTCCTGGTGACAGTGGCGTCGACCAACTTGTTGAAATTATCAAG GTACTGGGTACTCCAACAAGGGAAGAAATCAAACATATGAATCCGAACTACACTGAGTTTAAGTTCCCCCAAATCAAAGCTCACCCATGGCACAAG ATCTTTCATAAAAGAATGCCATCTGAAGCTGTAGATCTTGTGTCTCGGCTTCTGCAGTACTCACCACACCTCCGGTGCAGTGCAGTAAGTATTAATGCATATATCAGGAAATCTCTTGTAAATGTTTCTATGTACTCATTTTAcatcttcctttttttctcctcgCACCAGTTGGAGGTGTTAATTCATCCATTCTTCGATGAACTACGAGATCCAAATGCTCGCTTACCAAATGGCCGTACTCTTCCCCCACTATTCAATTTCAAGCCTCGTG AGCTGAAAGGAGCATCAATGGAATTTCTTGTGAAGTTGGTTCCACAGCATGCTAAGAAGCAATGTGCCTTCTTAGGATTATGA
- the LOC4326720 gene encoding shaggy-related protein kinase alpha isoform X2 gives MTSVGLVDSSSGFPETSTSGATDRLTDDISEMSIRDKEVEAVVVSGNSMDIGHTIVTTVGGRNGQPKQTISYIAERAVGRGSFGVVFQAKCLETGERVAVKKVLQDARYKNRELQTMQVLDHPNVACLKHYFCSTTAKEELYLNLVLEYVPETVHRVIRHYNKMSQRMPLIYVKLYMYQICRALAYIHNCVGVCHRDIKPQNILVNPHNHQLKLCDFGSAKVLVKGEPNISYICSRYYRAPELIFGATEYTTAIDVWSAGCVLAELLLGQPVFPGDSGVDQLVEIIKVLGTPTREEIKHMNPNYTEFKFPQIKAHPWHKIFHKRMPSEAVDLVSRLLQYSPHLRCSALEVLIHPFFDELRDPNARLPNGRTLPPLFNFKPRELKGASMEFLVKLVPQHAKKQCAFLGL, from the exons ATGACATCGGTGGGTCTAGTAGATTCTTCATCAGGTTTCCCGGAAACGAGTACTAGTGGAGCCACTGATCGTCTGACAGATGATATCAGCGAGATGAGCATAAGAGATAAG GAAGTTGAAGCTGTAGTGGTCAGTGGCAATAGTATGGACATAGGTCACACTATTGTGACAACTGTTGGTGGAAGAAATGGGCAGCCAAAGCAG ACAATTAGTTACATCGCAGAGCGTGCTGTTGGGCGTGGTTCATTTGGAGTTGTCTTCCAG GCTAAGTGTCTAGAAACTGGTGAGAGAGTTGCTGTAAAGAAAGTTCTTCAAGATGCGAGATACAAGAACCGGGAGCTGCAAACGATGCAAGTTCTCGATCACCCAAATGTTGCATGCTTGAAGCATTACTTTTGCTCGACTACTGCGAAGGAGGAGCTATACCTCAACTTGGTTCTTGAATATGTGCCAGAAACTGTTCATCGTGTTATTAGACATTACAATAAGATGAGCCAACGCATGCCATTGATTTATGTTAAACTTTATATGTACCAG ATTTGTAGGGCTTTGGCATACATTCATAACTGTGTGGGAGTATGCCACAGAGATATAAAGCCACAGAATATATTG GTGAATCCACATAATCATCAGTTGAAATTGTGTGACTTTGGCAGTGCAAAAGTCCTG GTGAAAGGGGAACCAAATATTTCATATATCTGTTCTAGATACTACAGAGCCCCAGAACTCATATTTGGGGCTACAGAGTACACGACAGCTATTGATGTGTGGTCTGCTGGCTGTGTTCTTGCTGAACTACTTCTAGGGCAG CCTGTTTTTCCTGGTGACAGTGGCGTCGACCAACTTGTTGAAATTATCAAG GTACTGGGTACTCCAACAAGGGAAGAAATCAAACATATGAATCCGAACTACACTGAGTTTAAGTTCCCCCAAATCAAAGCTCACCCATGGCACAAG ATCTTTCATAAAAGAATGCCATCTGAAGCTGTAGATCTTGTGTCTCGGCTTCTGCAGTACTCACCACACCTCCGGTGCAGTGCA TTGGAGGTGTTAATTCATCCATTCTTCGATGAACTACGAGATCCAAATGCTCGCTTACCAAATGGCCGTACTCTTCCCCCACTATTCAATTTCAAGCCTCGTG AGCTGAAAGGAGCATCAATGGAATTTCTTGTGAAGTTGGTTCCACAGCATGCTAAGAAGCAATGTGCCTTCTTAGGATTATGA
- the LOC4326721 gene encoding polygalacturonase At1g48100 produces MELAAAGRTAAIALLLALAFASSFISAADGARSARHHHAKHAKRNAAHPPSQAPGPAARHAPGPARHHGAPAPHPGRRSPPAPAPANPPSSDPMPGGAPSAAPAAGAATVYDIVKDFGAAGDGVTDDTDALKTAWDTACADDGAGVVLAAAGRSFLIHTTVFTGPCQGSVTLQVDGTIVAPSEPATWPANNKRNWLVFYRADGVSLVGAGLIDGKGQKWWDLPCKPHKGGNTHGPCDSPVAMRFAISNNVTVRGLKVQNSPEFHFRFDNCNGVRVDGLSISSPALSPNTDGIHVENTSDVLITNTVVSNGDDCVSIGAGTLNVHIENVTCGPGHGISIGSLGKAGTKACVANVTVRNAVIRHSDNGVRIKTWQGGSGSVSAVAFENVRMDAVRNPIIIDQYYCLSKSCENETTAVFVNGVSYSGIRGTYDVRGPPIHFGCSDAVPCTNITLSDVELLPASGDTVDEPFCWNVYGNAATPTVPPVSCLSSGFPNYTEKKDLQCY; encoded by the exons ATGGAGCTCGCCGCAGCCGGTAGGACCGCCGCCATTGCGCTGCTTCTCGCGCTTGCCTTCGCGTCGAGCTTCATTAGCGCCGCCGATGGCGCGAGGAGTGCCCGCCACCACCACGCCAAGCACGCCAAGCGCAACGCCGCGCACCCGCCGTCGCAGGCGCCGGGCCCCGCGGCGAGGCACGCCCCGGGACCGGCGAGGCACCACGGCGCGCCGGCTCCTCACCCGGGGCGGCGCTCTCCCCCGGCCCCGGCGCCGGCCAACCCGCCGTCGTCCGACCCAATGCCTGGCGGggcgccgagcgccgcccccgcggccggcgcggccaCCGTGTACGACATCGTCAAGGACTTCGGCGCGGCCGGGGACGGCGTGACGGACGACACCGACGCGCTCAAGACGGCGTGGGACACCGCGTGcgcggacgacggcgcgggcgtcgtgctggccgccgccggtcgctcGTTCCTGATCCACACCACCGTCTTCACCGGGCCCTGCCAGGGCAGCGTCACGCTGCAGGTCGACGGGACGATCGTCGCGCCGAGCGAGCCGGCGACGTGGCCGGCGAACAACAAGCGCAACTGGCTCGTCTTCTACCGCGCCGACGGCGTGtcgctcgtcggcgccggcctcaTCGACGGCAAGGGCCAGAAATGGTGGGATCTTCCCTGCAAGCCTCACAAG gGGGGAAACACTCATGGACCATGTGACAGCCCAGTG GCGATGCGGTTCGCCATCAGCAACAACGTGACGGTGCGAGGGCTCAAGGTGCAGAACAGCCCGGAGTTCCACTTCCGGTTCGACAACTGCAACGGCGTGCGCGTCGACGGCCTGTCCATCAGCTCGCCGGCGCTGAGCCCCAACACCGACGGCATCCACGTCGAGAACACCTCGGACGTCCTCATCACCAACACCGTCGTCTCCAACGGCGACGACTGCGTCTCCATCGGCGCCGGCACGCTCAACGTCCACATCGAGAACGTCACCTGCGGGCCCGGGCACGGCATCAGCATCGGCAGCCTGGGGAAGGCCGGGACCAAGGCGTGCGTGGCGAACGTGACGGTGCGGAACGCGGTGATCCGGCACTCGGACAACGGCGTGCGCATCAAGACGTGGCAGGGCGGGTCCGGCTCCGTGTCGGCGGTGGCGTTCGAGAACGTGAGGATGGACGCGGTGCGCAACCCCATCATCATCGACCAGTACTACTGCCTCTCCAAGAGCTGCGAGAACGAGACCACCGCCGTGTTCGTCAACGGCGTCTCCTACTCCGGCATCCGGGGCACCTACGACGTGCGCGGCCCGCCCATCCACTTCGGCTGCAGCGACGCCGTGCCGTGCACCAACATCACGCTCTCCGACGTCGAGCTGCTGCCGGCGTCCGGCGACACCGTCGACGAGCCCTTCTGCTGGAACGTCTACGGCAACGCCGCCACGCCCACCGTGCCGCCGGTGTCGTGCCTCAGCTCCGGCTTCCCCAACTACACCGAGAAAAAGGACCTCCAGTGTTACTGA